In Chryseobacterium turcicum, a single window of DNA contains:
- a CDS encoding DUF2268 domain-containing putative Zn-dependent protease (predicted Zn-dependent protease with a strongly conserved HExxH motif), with product MRLITLILGILTFLSYTITKAQNTDFDYKKIEKISDSIKIQNITIHNLFKSQILAHRNNEFDSIMIVKNVYLPHQKLWDSCYAQIFGDENANRFNTKEGMIKWNKTLFEKSKNEFIEKTKTITSINLNKLITTNLKKFNRLVPYQPNAKISILFTSITGIGFGGCDAQQFALELNNKSIDISYTLEKGLPHELNHLVYENFRNKDSDKSSALSQTIDEGFACYFTYIFFDKKNPEYEAVENMTKENWNWFIKNEKEIFTKTKSYFSDSSGNNPLLRNEKHKLFPEAPKSLNYWLGFRIVSKYVEKNGQNSWKDIYKLTAKEVLEKSEYEKYIEKL from the coding sequence ATGAGATTAATTACTTTAATTTTAGGAATTTTAACTTTCCTTTCTTATACAATTACAAAAGCTCAAAATACAGATTTTGATTATAAAAAAATTGAAAAAATTTCTGACAGTATCAAAATTCAAAATATTACGATTCATAATTTGTTTAAATCTCAAATTTTGGCACATAGAAACAATGAGTTTGATTCTATAATGATTGTGAAAAATGTTTATTTACCTCATCAAAAATTATGGGATAGTTGTTATGCTCAAATTTTTGGAGATGAAAATGCAAACCGGTTTAACACGAAAGAAGGAATGATAAAGTGGAATAAAACACTTTTTGAGAAAAGCAAAAATGAATTTATAGAAAAAACAAAAACGATTACAAGCATTAATCTTAATAAATTAATCACGACAAATCTTAAAAAATTTAATAGATTAGTTCCTTATCAACCTAATGCGAAAATAAGCATACTTTTTACTTCAATTACAGGAATTGGTTTTGGAGGATGCGATGCTCAACAATTTGCGTTAGAGTTAAATAATAAATCTATCGACATTAGTTACACCTTAGAAAAAGGATTGCCACACGAGTTGAACCACTTAGTTTACGAAAATTTCAGAAACAAAGATTCAGACAAAAGTTCTGCTTTGAGCCAAACCATCGATGAAGGATTTGCCTGTTATTTTACTTATATTTTCTTTGATAAAAAAAATCCAGAATATGAAGCTGTTGAAAATATGACAAAAGAAAATTGGAATTGGTTTATTAAAAACGAAAAAGAAATCTTTACAAAAACAAAATCTTACTTTTCCGATTCATCTGGAAATAATCCTTTGTTAAGAAATGAGAAACATAAACTTTTCCCCGAAGCTCCAAAATCTTTAAATTATTGGTTAGGGTTTAGAATCGTTTCGAAGTATGTAGAAAAGAATGGACAAAATTCTTGGAAAGATATTTACAAATTGACAGCAAAAGAAGTCTTGGAGAAAAGTGAATATGAAAAATATATAGAAAAATTATAG
- a CDS encoding 3'-5' exonuclease translates to MSYIVVDIESDGPIPGDYSMICFGAVIVEENLNKTFYGKLKPISEKWLPDALAISGFNREETLEFDDPTEVMLKFEDWIKDNSKGRPVFISDNNGFDWMFICWYFHHFIGRNPFGYSSRRISDLYCGLVKDTFAQWKHLRKTEHTHNPVDDAKGNAEVLLYMKNEMELKISLK, encoded by the coding sequence ATGAGTTATATAGTAGTAGATATAGAATCTGATGGCCCAATTCCGGGAGATTATTCAATGATATGTTTTGGAGCTGTAATCGTGGAAGAAAACCTGAATAAAACCTTTTATGGTAAACTAAAACCAATTTCCGAAAAATGGCTTCCCGATGCACTTGCTATTTCAGGATTTAATCGCGAAGAAACGTTGGAATTTGATGACCCTACTGAAGTAATGTTAAAATTTGAAGATTGGATTAAAGATAATTCTAAAGGTAGACCAGTATTTATTAGTGATAATAATGGATTTGACTGGATGTTTATTTGTTGGTATTTCCATCATTTTATTGGGCGCAATCCTTTTGGGTATTCATCAAGAAGAATTTCAGATTTATATTGTGGGCTTGTAAAAGACACCTTTGCGCAATGGAAGCATTTAAGAAAAACAGAACATACCCACAATCCTGTTGATGACGCAAAAGGAAATGCAGAAGTCTTACTTTACATGAAGAATGAAATGGAATTAAAAATCAGCTTGAAATAA
- a CDS encoding SMI1/KNR4 family protein, translated as MKEQTIKNIIDSYLKKWVDNELNSTPSDVELEMADPNQDKDEEWRTWLPIDSKVTDFEIEEIENRIGNKFPSDYKNFLRHKHFYELQISEASFCEHPVNIWRASLSEMIFNGYPREFLIDKGYIPFINWSDWGLLCFDTNRNQDDKNYPIVLWDHETAEEFQDQYQDFYDLIIKLDEEERKNIN; from the coding sequence ATGAAAGAACAGACAATAAAAAATATAATTGACTCCTATTTAAAAAAATGGGTTGATAACGAACTTAACAGTACGCCAAGTGATGTTGAACTTGAAATGGCTGACCCAAATCAAGACAAAGATGAGGAATGGCGAACTTGGCTTCCTATTGATAGTAAAGTAACAGATTTTGAAATTGAGGAAATAGAAAATAGAATTGGAAATAAATTTCCAAGTGATTACAAAAACTTTTTGAGACATAAGCACTTTTATGAACTTCAAATTTCCGAAGCTTCTTTTTGCGAACATCCTGTAAACATATGGAGAGCAAGTCTTTCAGAAATGATTTTTAATGGTTATCCTAGAGAATTCTTAATCGACAAAGGCTATATTCCTTTTATTAATTGGAGTGATTGGGGACTTCTTTGCTTCGACACAAATAGAAATCAAGATGACAAGAATTACCCAATAGTGCTATGGGACCACGAAACAGCAGAAGAATTTCAAGACCAATACCAAGACTTTTACGATTTAATTATAAAACTTGACGAAGAAGAAAGAAAAAACATCAACTAG